In Exiguobacterium acetylicum, the genomic stretch CATGGCTTCCAGTGCCTCGAGCACGTCCGGATTCGCTTCTTTGATCTCTGTTGCCAGTGTCAGCTGTTCAATCGCCATGTCACTGGCGACAACACGGACGACATCGAGGAATGATGGTGTGCCGAGCTCCAGTGCTAAATCAATTCGGGCGACTCCGTCTGGAATCGGTAAGCCACAATCGGCGATGACGATCGTATCGGTATGACCAAGATCAGTCAGGACTTTGCTGATATGACTGTTTAAGATACCGTGCTTTTTCATGCGTCTCCCTCCATCTGTTCCCGTGTCGGCATGCCGCCTTGTGCGCCAAGCGCACGAATCGATAAGCCGGCTGCCCGGTTCGCAAAACGAATTGCCTCAACGAGCGGTTGTCCTTCCGTTAACGCGACAGCTAAGGCACCGTTGAACGTATCCCCTGCTCCTGTCGTATCGACGACCGTCGTCTCG encodes the following:
- the rbsD gene encoding D-ribose pyranase; this translates as MKKHGILNSHISKVLTDLGHTDTIVIADCGLPIPDGVARIDLALELGTPSFLDVVRVVASDMAIEQLTLATEIKEANPDVLEALEAMQIETTFVSHEEFKKQTQQAKVIIRTGEATPYANVIFHSGVIF